A part of Gemmatimonadales bacterium genomic DNA contains:
- a CDS encoding PP2C family protein-serine/threonine phosphatase, which produces MTTPRSVPDAERLAREMEVARNIQRDFLPEALPVAMGVQLEAALQPAREVSGDFYDAFVLPPAGTIVTVVGDVCDKGVGAALFMALFRSLIRASADPIGGGAIQMIGGRRTLVRQALESASAADLLVRVAGFTNDYIARLHGRTNMFATVFLGALDPRDGQLDYVNAGHEPALVIAPDGTIRELRPTGPALGLLPEVEFKASQAKLERGHSLFAFTDGLVEARGPGGEAFGAERLRDALRANNTTASHLVRGVLEALAAFTGQAEPHDDVTLLAAMRTSG; this is translated from the coding sequence ATGACCACCCCACGCAGCGTGCCCGACGCCGAGAGACTCGCGCGCGAGATGGAAGTCGCGCGCAACATTCAGCGCGACTTCCTGCCCGAAGCGCTTCCGGTCGCGATGGGGGTGCAGCTGGAGGCCGCGCTGCAGCCCGCCCGCGAGGTTTCCGGCGACTTCTACGACGCGTTCGTGCTGCCGCCGGCGGGCACGATCGTCACCGTCGTCGGCGACGTGTGCGACAAGGGTGTCGGCGCGGCGCTGTTCATGGCCCTGTTCCGCAGCCTCATCCGCGCCTCCGCCGACCCGATTGGCGGCGGCGCCATCCAGATGATCGGCGGACGTCGCACCCTGGTTCGGCAGGCGCTGGAGTCCGCCTCGGCGGCCGACCTGCTGGTCCGGGTCGCGGGCTTCACCAACGACTACATCGCGCGTCTGCACGGGCGCACCAACATGTTCGCCACGGTCTTCCTGGGGGCGCTCGATCCCCGGGACGGGCAGCTCGACTACGTCAATGCCGGCCACGAGCCGGCCCTCGTCATCGCGCCGGACGGCACCATCCGGGAGCTCAGGCCCACGGGCCCCGCCTTGGGGCTCCTGCCGGAGGTCGAGTTCAAGGCGAGCCAGGCCAAGCTCGAGCGAGGCCACAGCCTCTTCGCGTTCACCGACGGGCTGGTGGAGGCGCGGGGCCCGGGCGGCGAGGCCTTCGGCGCCGAGCGTCTGCGGGACGCCCTTCGGGCGAACAACACGACCGCCTCCCATCTCGTCCGCGGAGTCCTGGAAGCCCTTGCCGCGTTCACGGGGCAGGCCGAACCCCACGACGACGTGACGCTGCTCGCCGCGATGCGCACGAGCGGCTGA